One segment of Nocardioides sp. QY071 DNA contains the following:
- a CDS encoding nuclear transport factor 2 family protein gives MPADESDDLQIRAVVDRFFAAFVSGPDAAVRADDLRTVLLPEALLVSAAGAAPTSYDVESFIAPRVTLLGGDTMTGFREWVETARVDRFGDIAQVWCGYAKSWHQDGEPRHGSGAKSLQLVRTTGGWRISAVVWDDL, from the coding sequence GTGCCTGCCGACGAGAGCGACGACCTGCAGATCCGCGCGGTCGTGGACCGCTTCTTCGCCGCCTTCGTCAGTGGCCCCGACGCGGCCGTCCGCGCCGACGACCTGCGCACCGTGCTGCTGCCGGAGGCGCTGCTCGTCAGCGCCGCCGGAGCCGCACCCACCTCGTACGACGTCGAGTCGTTCATCGCACCCCGGGTGACGCTCCTCGGCGGCGACACGATGACCGGGTTCCGCGAGTGGGTCGAGACCGCGCGGGTGGACCGGTTCGGCGACATCGCGCAGGTGTGGTGCGGCTACGCGAAGTCCTGGCACCAGGACGGCGAGCCGCGGCACGGGTCCGGGGCCAAGTCGCTGCAGCTGGTGCGGACGACGGGCGGATGGCGGATCAGCGCGGTGGTGTGGGACGACCTCTGA
- a CDS encoding LLM class flavin-dependent oxidoreductase encodes MKKIGFLSFGHWTPSPHSQTRTAADTLLQSIDLAVAAEELGADGAYFRVHHFARQLASPFPLLAAIGARTSRIEIGTGVIDMRYENPMYMVEDASAADLISGGRLQLGISRGSPEQVVDGWRYFGYAPAEGETEADMARRHTEVFLEALKGEGFAQPSPRPMFANPPGLLRIEPHSEGLRERIWWGAASNGTARWAAELGMNLMSSTLKEDESGQPFHVQQADQIRVFRDAWASAGHAGTPRVSVSRSIFPLVSEEDRTYFGGRPDDDQVGQIDNMRAIFGRSYAAEPDRLVEQLREDEAIAEADTLLLTVPNQLGVDYNAHVLESILTHVAPELGWR; translated from the coding sequence ATGAAGAAGATCGGGTTCCTCTCGTTCGGCCACTGGACGCCGAGCCCGCACTCCCAGACCCGGACCGCCGCCGACACGCTGCTGCAGTCCATCGACCTCGCGGTCGCGGCGGAGGAGCTGGGGGCGGACGGCGCGTACTTCCGGGTGCACCACTTCGCCCGCCAGCTCGCCAGCCCGTTCCCGTTGCTCGCCGCGATCGGCGCGCGCACCAGCCGGATCGAGATCGGCACCGGTGTCATCGACATGCGCTACGAGAACCCGATGTACATGGTCGAGGACGCGAGTGCCGCCGACCTGATCTCGGGCGGGCGACTGCAGCTCGGCATCTCGCGCGGGTCACCGGAGCAGGTCGTCGACGGCTGGCGGTACTTCGGGTACGCGCCCGCCGAGGGCGAGACCGAGGCCGACATGGCGCGCCGGCACACCGAGGTGTTCCTGGAGGCGCTGAAGGGTGAGGGGTTCGCGCAGCCGAGTCCGCGCCCGATGTTCGCCAACCCGCCGGGCCTGCTGCGCATCGAGCCGCACTCCGAGGGCCTGCGCGAGCGGATCTGGTGGGGCGCCGCCTCCAACGGAACCGCCCGTTGGGCCGCCGAGCTCGGCATGAACCTGATGAGCTCCACACTCAAGGAGGACGAGAGCGGCCAGCCGTTCCACGTCCAGCAGGCCGACCAGATCCGCGTCTTCCGCGACGCCTGGGCCTCAGCCGGCCACGCCGGCACACCGCGGGTGTCGGTGAGCCGGTCGATCTTCCCGCTGGTGTCCGAGGAGGACCGGACGTACTTCGGCGGCCGCCCTGACGACGACCAGGTCGGCCAGATCGACAACATGCGCGCGATCTTCGGTCGCTCGTACGCAGCCGAGCCGGACCGTCTCGTCGAGCAGCTGCGCGAGGACGAGGCGATCGCCGAGGCCGACACACTCCTGTTGACCGTCCCCAACCAGCTCGGCGTCGACTACAACGCCCATGTGCTCGAGTCGATCCTCACGCACGTGGCGCCGGAGCTGGGCTGGCGCTGA
- a CDS encoding AAA family ATPase has product MDFDQPPVVRVSADDRLDPQEWPMTVPAVAQVVREGLDLAKGVTFLVGENGSGKSTLVEAVAVAFGLSPEGGTNQGRHTTRESESPLHRALRIQRGLGAARWGFFLRAETMHGWYTFVEQHQNPWARQPDSSYHEMSHGESFLEVLRTRFDSPGFYCLDEPEAALSFSSSLGLISVLDRVVGEGGQVLCATHSPVLAAMPGATILEVGEWGVRRTTWEELELVQHWRRYLDDPRRYLRHVLD; this is encoded by the coding sequence GTGGACTTCGACCAGCCGCCCGTGGTCCGGGTCAGTGCCGACGACCGGCTCGACCCGCAGGAGTGGCCGATGACCGTCCCGGCCGTGGCGCAGGTCGTGCGCGAGGGCCTCGACCTGGCGAAGGGGGTCACCTTCCTGGTCGGCGAGAACGGCTCGGGGAAGTCCACGCTGGTCGAGGCGGTCGCCGTGGCGTTCGGGCTCTCGCCGGAGGGCGGCACCAACCAGGGCCGGCACACGACACGGGAGTCGGAGTCGCCGCTGCACCGGGCGCTGCGGATCCAGCGCGGGCTGGGCGCCGCGCGGTGGGGGTTCTTCCTGCGCGCGGAGACCATGCACGGCTGGTACACCTTCGTCGAGCAGCACCAGAACCCGTGGGCCAGGCAGCCGGACTCGAGCTACCACGAGATGAGCCACGGCGAGTCCTTCCTCGAGGTGCTGCGCACCCGCTTCGACTCCCCCGGGTTCTACTGCCTCGACGAGCCCGAGGCCGCGCTGTCGTTCTCCTCCTCGCTCGGACTGATCTCGGTGCTCGACCGGGTGGTGGGCGAGGGCGGGCAGGTGCTGTGCGCGACGCACTCCCCCGTGCTGGCGGCGATGCCGGGCGCGACCATCCTCGAGGTCGGAGAGTGGGGCGTGCGTCGTACGACGTGGGAGGAGCTGGAGCTGGTCCAGCATTGGCGCCGCTACCTCGACGACCCGCGGCGCTACCTGCGCCACGTCCTGGACTGA
- the rpe gene encoding ribulose-phosphate 3-epimerase produces MGHIQITPSILNSDFARLGEEVARIPGADWVHVDVMDNHFVPNLTFGPAMVEALARVSPIPLDAHLMIENADRNAPAYVEAGCGSVTFHVEAAKAPVRLAREIRSAGARASMALKPATPIEPYEDLLPELDMVLIMTVEPGFGGQRFLDLCLPKIRRARAMMDKHGVETWLQVDGGVSLETIERCAEAGADVFVAGSAVYSAEDPDAMVAALRAKADAARPA; encoded by the coding sequence GTGGGCCACATCCAGATCACCCCGTCGATCCTCAACTCCGACTTCGCGCGGCTCGGTGAGGAGGTCGCCCGGATCCCCGGCGCCGACTGGGTGCACGTCGACGTCATGGACAACCACTTCGTCCCGAACCTGACCTTCGGCCCGGCCATGGTCGAGGCGCTGGCCCGGGTCAGCCCGATCCCGCTCGACGCGCACCTGATGATCGAGAACGCCGACCGCAACGCCCCGGCGTACGTCGAGGCGGGCTGCGGCTCGGTCACCTTCCACGTCGAGGCGGCCAAGGCCCCCGTGCGGCTGGCCCGAGAGATCCGCTCGGCCGGTGCCCGGGCGTCGATGGCACTCAAGCCCGCGACGCCGATCGAGCCGTACGAGGACCTGCTGCCCGAGCTCGACATGGTGCTGATCATGACGGTCGAGCCGGGCTTCGGTGGACAGAGGTTCCTGGACCTGTGCCTGCCCAAGATCCGCCGGGCCCGCGCGATGATGGACAAGCACGGCGTCGAGACCTGGCTCCAGGTCGACGGCGGTGTCTCGCTGGAGACCATCGAGCGCTGCGCCGAGGCGGGCGCGGACGTCTTCGTCGCCGGCTCGGCGGTCTACTCGGCCGAGGACCCCGACGCGATGGTCGCTGCACTGCGGGCGAAGGCCGACGCCGCGCGCCCGGCGTAG
- a CDS encoding NUDIX hydrolase, with amino-acid sequence MQPWQRRTTRIAYENPWIRVREDEVVRPDGSEGIYGVVELRQPAVFVVPLTEDDEVVLVEVDRYTTGERASLELPAGGADGQDPLVAAQRELREETGLAAAEWQEIGRMNALIGVAHAPEVVYLARGLTYVGDDAMLEDGIRAVHRVPLADLLARVGRGEIVDGESLACLLLALVALGRVG; translated from the coding sequence ATGCAGCCCTGGCAGCGTCGGACCACCCGGATCGCCTACGAGAACCCGTGGATCCGGGTCCGCGAGGACGAGGTGGTCCGCCCGGACGGCAGCGAGGGGATCTACGGGGTCGTCGAGCTGCGCCAGCCGGCCGTGTTCGTCGTACCGCTGACCGAGGACGACGAGGTCGTGCTCGTCGAGGTCGACCGCTACACGACGGGCGAGCGGGCCTCGCTCGAGCTGCCGGCCGGCGGTGCCGACGGGCAGGACCCGCTCGTCGCGGCCCAGCGCGAGCTGCGCGAGGAGACCGGCCTGGCGGCGGCGGAATGGCAGGAGATCGGACGGATGAACGCGCTCATCGGCGTCGCCCACGCGCCGGAGGTGGTCTATCTCGCCCGCGGCCTGACGTACGTCGGCGACGACGCCATGCTCGAGGACGGCATCCGCGCCGTGCACCGGGTGCCGCTGGCCGACCTGCTGGCCCGGGTCGGGCGCGGCGAGATCGTCGACGGCGAGAGCCTCGCCTGCCTGCTGCTCGCGCTGGTCGCGCTCGGCCGCGTCGGCTGA
- a CDS encoding MFS transporter, with product MTLTSPSPSTRTDTGTDRLPWPVLLTLGGATLVMVTGEMLPTAVLGPMSRGLAVSESAAGLLVSIWAAVVVVASIPLVRLTRGLPRQHVIAGSLVAFALAAAATALAPSYAVVLVARTLGAAAVGLLWSTVNAHVADLVPDRLLGRATSVVLGGATLGMVLGTPIGRVIADLAGWRASFVVLAGASLVAAALVLRVVPAAAAAGTTPEPGERGGALRPMLVVTVLVALALVGHYGAYTFVTRLAGPPAVALLVFGLASAVGVVLAGRVERTALGLVVATVLTAVAVVAVGAAGSLPLVALWGVASGALPPFAQTLVLRLAGPGHRALAGALIPVLFNGGIAVGAALASGVVAAYGVGALGLPAAALVLVAAAGLARATR from the coding sequence ATGACGCTCACCAGCCCCAGCCCATCCACCCGCACGGACACCGGCACCGACCGCCTGCCATGGCCCGTCCTGCTCACCCTCGGCGGTGCCACCCTCGTCATGGTCACCGGCGAGATGCTGCCGACCGCGGTCCTCGGCCCGATGAGCCGGGGCCTCGCCGTCTCGGAGTCCGCCGCGGGGCTCCTGGTCAGCATCTGGGCCGCCGTCGTGGTCGTCGCCAGCATCCCGCTCGTCCGCCTCACCCGCGGCCTGCCCCGACAGCACGTGATCGCCGGCAGCCTGGTCGCATTCGCGCTGGCGGCCGCAGCGACGGCCCTGGCGCCGTCGTACGCCGTCGTGCTGGTGGCCCGCACGCTCGGCGCCGCCGCCGTCGGGCTGCTGTGGTCGACGGTCAACGCGCACGTCGCCGACCTGGTGCCCGACCGGCTGCTCGGGCGGGCGACGTCCGTGGTCCTGGGTGGGGCGACCCTCGGCATGGTGCTCGGTACGCCGATCGGCCGGGTCATCGCCGACCTGGCCGGCTGGCGCGCCTCCTTCGTGGTGCTGGCCGGCGCGAGCCTGGTCGCGGCCGCGCTGGTGCTCCGGGTGGTCCCGGCCGCCGCAGCCGCCGGGACCACCCCGGAACCGGGCGAGCGTGGCGGGGCGCTGCGCCCCATGCTCGTCGTGACGGTGCTCGTCGCGCTGGCGCTGGTGGGTCACTACGGCGCGTACACCTTCGTCACCCGCCTCGCCGGCCCGCCGGCCGTCGCGCTGCTGGTGTTCGGCCTCGCCTCCGCCGTCGGCGTGGTGCTGGCAGGGCGGGTCGAGCGCACCGCGCTCGGCCTGGTCGTGGCCACCGTGCTCACCGCGGTCGCGGTGGTCGCGGTCGGCGCCGCGGGCAGTCTGCCTCTCGTCGCGCTGTGGGGCGTGGCGTCCGGCGCGCTGCCCCCGTTCGCGCAGACGCTGGTGCTGCGGTTGGCCGGCCCGGGACACCGGGCGCTGGCGGGCGCGCTGATCCCCGTGCTGTTCAACGGCGGGATCGCGGTCGGTGCGGCGCTGGCCTCCGGCGTCGTCGCGGCGTACGGCGTGGGTGCGCTCGGGCTGCCGGCCGCGGCCCTGGTCCTGGTGGCCGCGGCCGGGCTCGCCCGGGCCACTCGGTGA
- a CDS encoding SigE family RNA polymerase sigma factor: MGVKADRQAEEFSAFVRETGTQLHHAAMLLTGDHHLAEDLTQATYAKVFVRWGRVRTAESPVAYARTMLLNTFLSHRRLRRNGERPADLTDADVGPPAPGVDPALRVDLLAALAGLASLDRAVVVLRYWEDRSVADTAADLGISESAVRTRARRALLRLRPLIDPISERTHP; encoded by the coding sequence GTGGGTGTGAAGGCAGACCGGCAGGCCGAGGAGTTCTCCGCCTTCGTGCGCGAGACCGGCACCCAGCTCCACCACGCGGCGATGCTGCTGACCGGAGACCACCACCTCGCCGAGGACCTGACCCAGGCGACGTACGCCAAGGTGTTCGTGCGCTGGGGTCGGGTGCGGACCGCGGAGAGCCCGGTCGCCTACGCCCGCACGATGCTGCTCAACACCTTCCTGTCGCACCGCCGGCTGCGCCGCAACGGGGAGCGGCCCGCTGACCTCACCGACGCCGATGTCGGCCCACCGGCGCCCGGGGTCGATCCGGCGCTCCGGGTCGACCTGCTGGCCGCCCTGGCCGGCCTCGCCTCGCTCGACCGCGCCGTCGTGGTCCTCCGCTACTGGGAGGACCGCAGCGTCGCCGACACCGCCGCCGACCTCGGGATCAGCGAGTCGGCGGTGCGCACCCGCGCCCGCCGCGCCCTGCTGCGGCTGCGCCCGCTGATCGACCCGATCTCCGAGAGGACCCACCCATGA
- a CDS encoding transcription antitermination factor NusB — protein MSRRRAVDPARLAAFEVLKAVRVDDGYTNLLLPAALARHGLSGRDAAFATELASGTIRRQGTYDAVLAACIDRPLRKVEAKVLDALRLGAHQLLAMRVPTHAAIDTTVTLVRDQVNQGAAGFSNAVLRKVAARDLEGWLADVAPDDPAVAHSHPAWVVDELRRALGERADELPALLAADNDPPRVTLVARPGLATREELPGTPTPYSPYGVVLDGGDPAGIAAVAEGRAGVQDEGSQLVALALAAAPVEGRDERWVDLCAGPGGKASLLAALAAAQGAALTGVELHHHRARLVARAASSSGGLAGVVQADATRAPFADAGADRILLDAPCTGLGALRRRPEARWRRRPADVTELAGLQRALLAEAVRVLRPGGALLYATCSPVIAETADVVTATLADHPEARLDDVRAHLPVVPDAEGPLPGTVQLWPHRHGTDAMFLALLRKA, from the coding sequence TTGAGTAGGCGACGGGCGGTCGACCCGGCCCGGCTGGCGGCCTTCGAGGTGCTGAAGGCGGTCCGGGTCGACGACGGCTACACCAACCTGCTGCTACCGGCTGCCCTCGCCCGCCACGGGCTGAGCGGCCGCGACGCCGCGTTCGCGACCGAGCTCGCGTCGGGGACGATCCGCCGGCAGGGCACCTACGACGCGGTCCTGGCCGCCTGCATCGACCGGCCGCTGCGCAAGGTCGAGGCCAAGGTGCTCGACGCGCTGCGCCTCGGTGCCCACCAGCTGCTCGCGATGCGGGTCCCCACCCACGCCGCGATCGACACGACCGTCACCCTGGTCCGCGACCAGGTCAACCAGGGCGCCGCGGGCTTCAGCAACGCGGTGCTCCGCAAGGTCGCCGCCCGCGACCTCGAGGGCTGGCTGGCCGACGTCGCACCTGACGATCCGGCTGTCGCGCACAGCCACCCTGCCTGGGTGGTCGACGAGCTGCGCCGCGCGCTCGGCGAGCGTGCCGACGAGCTGCCCGCTCTGCTGGCCGCCGACAACGACCCGCCCCGGGTGACGCTGGTGGCGCGACCGGGGCTGGCGACGCGCGAGGAGCTGCCCGGTACGCCGACCCCGTACTCGCCGTACGGCGTCGTGCTCGACGGCGGCGACCCGGCGGGGATCGCCGCGGTGGCCGAGGGCCGCGCGGGCGTGCAGGACGAGGGCTCCCAGCTGGTCGCGCTCGCCCTGGCGGCGGCACCGGTCGAGGGCCGTGACGAGCGCTGGGTCGACCTGTGTGCCGGCCCCGGCGGCAAGGCATCCCTGCTGGCCGCGCTGGCCGCGGCGCAGGGCGCCGCGCTGACCGGTGTGGAGCTGCACCACCACCGCGCCCGGCTGGTCGCCCGGGCCGCGTCCTCCAGCGGCGGGCTCGCGGGCGTGGTCCAGGCCGACGCCACCCGCGCGCCCTTCGCCGACGCGGGCGCCGACCGGATCCTGCTCGACGCGCCCTGCACCGGTCTGGGCGCCCTACGCCGCCGGCCCGAGGCCCGCTGGCGGCGCCGACCCGCCGACGTGACCGAGCTGGCCGGACTGCAGCGGGCGCTGCTGGCCGAGGCGGTGCGGGTGCTGCGGCCCGGGGGAGCGCTGCTGTACGCGACCTGCTCGCCGGTGATCGCCGAGACGGCCGACGTCGTCACCGCCACCCTCGCGGACCACCCGGAGGCCCGGCTCGACGACGTGCGTGCGCACCTTCCGGTCGTACCGGACGCCGAGGGGCCGCTGCCCGGCACGGTGCAGCTCTGGCCGCACCGGCACGGCACCGACGCGATGTTCCTCGCGTTGCTGCGCAAGGCTTGA
- a CDS encoding OsmC family peroxiredoxin, with protein MPTRTGRTAWNGGLQDGTGQVELTSSGAGTFDVSFPKRAADDADGTTSPEELIGAAHSACYAMSLSNEIAKAGGTPIALDVSADVTLGPDPAGGFQIAGIALTVRAEVEGLDAAGFDAAAGAAKVGCPVSKALSAVPITLDAALEG; from the coding sequence ATGCCCACTCGTACCGGACGCACCGCCTGGAACGGCGGTCTCCAGGACGGCACCGGACAGGTCGAGCTGACCTCCTCGGGCGCCGGCACCTTCGATGTCTCGTTCCCGAAGCGGGCGGCCGACGACGCCGACGGCACCACCAGCCCGGAGGAGCTGATCGGCGCAGCCCACTCCGCCTGCTACGCGATGTCGCTGTCGAACGAGATCGCCAAGGCCGGCGGTACGCCGATCGCCCTCGACGTGTCCGCGGACGTCACCCTCGGCCCGGACCCGGCGGGCGGCTTCCAGATCGCCGGGATCGCGCTGACGGTGCGGGCCGAGGTCGAGGGGCTGGACGCGGCCGGCTTCGATGCCGCCGCGGGTGCGGCCAAGGTCGGCTGCCCGGTGAGCAAGGCGCTGAGCGCCGTACCGATCACGCTGGACGCGGCGCTGGAGGGCTGA
- a CDS encoding MerR family transcriptional regulator, with translation MRIGELAERTGVATRLIRYYEQQGLLSADRLPNGYRTYSEAHVERIERVAGLVQAGVPTRLVKVLLEAEAACALEQPTCSAEVASLLAEELVGLEKRIACLSRSRDTIRQFLAQVSASPAPAPRA, from the coding sequence ATGAGGATCGGAGAGCTCGCCGAGCGAACCGGGGTCGCGACCCGGCTGATCCGCTACTACGAGCAGCAGGGCCTGCTCAGCGCGGACCGCCTCCCCAACGGCTACCGGACCTACTCCGAGGCCCACGTCGAGCGGATCGAGCGGGTCGCCGGCCTGGTCCAGGCCGGCGTCCCCACCCGTCTCGTCAAGGTCCTGCTCGAGGCCGAGGCCGCCTGCGCCCTCGAGCAGCCGACCTGCTCGGCCGAGGTCGCCTCCCTCCTCGCCGAGGAGCTGGTCGGCCTCGAGAAGCGGATCGCCTGCCTCAGCCGCAGCCGGGACACGATCCGCCAGTTCCTGGCGCAGGTCAGCGCCAGCCCAGCTCCGGCGCCACGTGCGTGA
- a CDS encoding MOSC domain-containing protein, which yields MDHPPVVSAIHLAKATRLPMQPKDEVEVEAGRGIVGDRYHGTRHRHVTVQSRETLDEAAAVYGRPVPSELTRRNLTISHGVVPRDPGTRIRVGEVLLEVVRVAAPCKLLDDTIGAGAQEALRRRAGTVFRVLEGGRIRVGDSVDLVLSPPAPRPA from the coding sequence ATGGACCACCCGCCCGTCGTCTCCGCGATCCACCTCGCCAAGGCGACCCGGCTGCCGATGCAGCCGAAGGACGAGGTCGAGGTGGAGGCCGGCCGCGGCATCGTGGGGGACCGCTACCACGGGACCAGGCACCGCCACGTCACCGTGCAGAGCCGGGAGACCCTCGACGAGGCGGCCGCGGTCTACGGGCGGCCGGTGCCCAGCGAGCTGACCCGCCGCAATCTGACGATCAGCCACGGCGTCGTACCGCGCGATCCGGGGACCCGGATCCGCGTCGGCGAGGTGCTGCTCGAGGTGGTCCGGGTCGCCGCACCCTGCAAGCTGCTCGACGACACGATCGGCGCCGGAGCGCAGGAAGCGCTCCGGCGCCGGGCCGGGACCGTGTTCCGGGTGCTCGAGGGCGGCCGGATCCGGGTCGGTGACAGCGTCGACCTGGTGCTCAGCCCTCCAGCGCCGCGTCCAGCGTGA
- the ligD gene encoding non-homologous end-joining DNA ligase encodes MASPAVEIEVENRVVRVTNPERVYFPQIGATKLDLVEYYLAVGDGIVNALWERPCMLHRFPKGLDGDKVHQKRLPAGAPAWVETVQLYFPRWKRTADELCVTELASVIWAVQMSTVEFHPWNSRRGATEMPDEWRIDLDPGPASSYDDIRRVAHVAHEVLDELGAVGYPKTSGSKGIHVYVRIEPEHDHKGVRRAALAFAREVERRAPELVTTTWWKKDRDPAAVFVDYNQNARDHTIAAAYSVRGLPDARVSTPIRWDEIDDADPRDFTIRTVPARFAELGDLHHDIDDHVFDITPLLEWAERDDLPAEEQPPAE; translated from the coding sequence ATGGCGTCCCCCGCGGTGGAGATCGAGGTCGAGAACCGAGTCGTGCGGGTGACCAACCCGGAGCGCGTCTACTTCCCGCAGATCGGCGCCACCAAGCTCGACCTCGTGGAGTACTACCTCGCCGTCGGCGACGGCATCGTCAACGCGCTGTGGGAGCGCCCGTGCATGCTGCACCGCTTCCCCAAAGGCCTCGACGGCGACAAGGTGCACCAGAAGCGGCTCCCCGCGGGTGCGCCCGCCTGGGTCGAGACCGTGCAGCTGTACTTCCCGCGCTGGAAGCGCACCGCCGACGAGCTGTGCGTGACCGAGCTGGCCTCCGTGATCTGGGCGGTGCAGATGTCGACCGTCGAGTTCCACCCGTGGAACAGCCGCCGCGGCGCGACAGAGATGCCCGACGAGTGGCGCATCGACCTCGATCCCGGCCCCGCGTCGTCGTACGACGACATCCGCAGGGTCGCCCACGTCGCCCACGAGGTGCTCGACGAGCTCGGCGCCGTCGGCTACCCCAAGACCAGCGGCAGCAAGGGCATCCACGTCTACGTGCGGATCGAGCCCGAGCACGACCACAAGGGTGTACGGCGGGCAGCGCTCGCCTTCGCCCGCGAGGTCGAGCGGCGCGCGCCCGAGCTGGTCACCACGACCTGGTGGAAGAAGGACCGCGACCCGGCGGCGGTGTTCGTCGACTACAACCAGAACGCCCGCGACCACACCATCGCCGCGGCGTACTCGGTGCGAGGCCTGCCCGACGCCCGGGTCTCCACCCCGATCCGTTGGGACGAGATCGACGACGCCGACCCGCGCGACTTCACGATCCGCACGGTGCCGGCGCGCTTCGCCGAGCTCGGCGACCTGCACCATGACATCGACGACCACGTCTTCGACATCACGCCGTTGCTGGAGTGGGCCGAGCGGGACGACCTGCCGGCCGAGGAGCAACCGCCCGCGGAGTAG
- the fmt gene encoding methionyl-tRNA formyltransferase: MRVVFAGTPEVAVPALDAIAASGHELVGVVTRPDAPAGRGRKLTPSPVAQRAEELGVPVLKPAHPRDPDFQEALKALEPDCCPVVAYGALIPRAALDIPVHGWVNLHFSVLPAWRGAAPVQHSIWGGDEYTGATTFRIVEALDAGPTFGVMTERIRPTDTAGDLLGRLAEGGASLLVATLDGIADGSLEAREQPADGISLAPKISVDDARVDWTEPAVGVDRRIRACTPGPGAWTTLDDERVKLGRVEIVTDGPSLAPGAIQVGKNEVLVGTASDPVRLTEVKAFGKRQMGAADWARGVRLPETAAFE; the protein is encoded by the coding sequence ATGAGGGTGGTCTTCGCCGGCACCCCCGAGGTCGCCGTCCCGGCCCTCGACGCGATCGCCGCCTCCGGTCACGAGCTGGTCGGCGTGGTCACCCGCCCCGATGCTCCCGCCGGTCGCGGCCGCAAGCTCACACCGAGCCCCGTGGCCCAGCGCGCCGAGGAGCTCGGCGTACCCGTCCTCAAGCCGGCGCACCCGCGTGACCCGGACTTCCAGGAGGCCCTCAAGGCGCTGGAGCCCGACTGCTGCCCGGTGGTGGCGTACGGCGCCCTCATCCCGCGCGCCGCGCTCGACATCCCGGTCCACGGCTGGGTCAACCTGCACTTCTCGGTGCTGCCCGCCTGGCGCGGCGCGGCGCCGGTGCAGCACTCGATCTGGGGCGGCGACGAGTACACCGGCGCCACCACCTTCCGGATCGTCGAGGCGCTCGACGCCGGTCCGACCTTCGGCGTGATGACCGAGCGGATCCGGCCCACCGACACCGCCGGCGACCTGCTCGGCCGGCTCGCCGAGGGCGGCGCGAGCCTGCTCGTCGCGACCCTCGACGGCATCGCCGACGGCTCTCTCGAGGCCCGCGAGCAGCCGGCCGACGGGATCAGCCTGGCGCCCAAGATCAGCGTCGACGACGCCCGGGTGGACTGGACGGAGCCCGCGGTCGGCGTCGACCGGCGGATCCGCGCCTGCACGCCCGGCCCCGGCGCCTGGACCACCCTCGACGACGAGCGGGTCAAGCTCGGCCGGGTCGAGATCGTCACCGACGGTCCCTCGCTCGCGCCGGGTGCGATCCAGGTGGGCAAGAACGAGGTCCTCGTCGGTACGGCGAGCGACCCGGTCCGGCTCACCGAGGTCAAGGCGTTCGGCAAGAGGCAGATGGGCGCGGCCGACTGGGCCCGCGGCGTACGACTCCCGGAGACCGCGGCCTTTGAGTAG
- the def gene encoding peptide deformylase — MAIRPIRLFGDPVLRKPAIEVVHFDAELRQLVTDLTDTMLDAPGAGLAAPQIGVGLRVFTWYVDGEVGHLVNPSLRLSDETQDGPEGCLSLPELTYDCLRALSVVASGFNMHGDPVTIEGSDLLARAIQHETDHLDGILFIDRLDEAGRKAAMREIRESEWFGLDKPTIKVSPHATGGFGR, encoded by the coding sequence GTGGCGATCCGACCCATCCGACTCTTCGGCGACCCCGTCCTGCGCAAGCCCGCGATCGAGGTCGTCCACTTCGACGCCGAGCTGCGCCAGCTGGTCACCGACCTGACCGACACCATGCTGGACGCCCCCGGTGCCGGCCTGGCCGCGCCCCAGATCGGCGTGGGCCTGCGGGTCTTCACCTGGTACGTCGACGGCGAGGTCGGGCACCTCGTCAACCCGAGCCTGCGGCTCTCCGACGAGACCCAGGACGGCCCCGAGGGCTGCCTGTCGCTGCCCGAGCTGACCTACGACTGCCTGCGCGCTCTGTCCGTGGTCGCGAGCGGCTTCAACATGCACGGCGACCCCGTCACCATCGAGGGCTCCGACCTGCTCGCGCGGGCGATCCAGCACGAGACCGACCACCTCGACGGGATCCTCTTCATCGACCGGCTCGACGAGGCCGGCCGCAAGGCGGCGATGCGCGAGATCCGCGAGTCCGAGTGGTTCGGCCTCGACAAGCCGACGATCAAGGTCTCGCCGCACGCAACCGGAGGCTTCGGCCGATGA